ATGGAGTGCTCGCACCGATGGATATAGGGTTCACGGGCAAAGTTGTCAACGAGGCTGTCGATGGCCGTCTCAAGGATGTTCTTAACCGTCGCGACTGAATACATTCGTTTCCTCCTCCGTCCCAGCAATTAATATACAGCCGTCAATAATCTATAAGGATATTATGATTTCGTAGTAATTCGTGTCAAGGAGAATGCTTTGGGGATACTGTCTTAATTTGATTTCGAATGCAAACTCAATACATCCCAGCTCTGATGACCGAAGAACGCAATATCGACATTTGTCAAGAATTTGTTGCATTTTTACCTTGATTTACTAATTTACTGGACTTATAATGGTTCTTGAAATTGAAACTGACCCACTACAAGGGGTGGTGGAGCTAAAGTTTGCAACGATTTAACCGACAAAGCCTTGGGGGATTGAAGAAAGGAGGTACTTATGGCTCTGCCAATCGGGTGCACACCGATCCTGAAGGGCAAAGAAGCAACCGATTTTGTACAGAGAATCAAGAAAGAGCAAACAGACGTTAGGCCTCTCGTTCCTACTCCTAAATTAGAATCGATTCGACGGTTGATTCTAAAAGACGCCAGAAACGGTGAGAAATAGTTTCGAATTAGATGGTTGGCTTCTTAAGCCCCTAACCAATCACTTTCTCGCTAAATTATTCGATTGTGGTGATGATGACCTTAATGAGTTTTTTCAAGTTGATTTGATACCACACGAAAAGCACCTTCTTACTAAAACTTACGGCCTGAGCATCAAAGATAAAGGAGCTGACCCTGACGCCTTACCTATAGCTCTCATAAGCTTCTGCAACGACAAAATACGTCTCGACAATGTAAGGGGCGTTGATCTTACTGGAATAAGGCGACCCTACACTTACTTGCCAGCCGTGAAGATCGTGCGGTTGGGTGTCCATAAGAATTATCGTAGAAAGGGTATAGGAACGCATCTTTTGAATATGACCAAATCTTTTTTTCTATCGGAAAATAGAACTGGCTGTAGGGTCCTGACGGTGGATGCCTATAAAACCACAGATGTTACCAGTTTTTATCAGAAAAGCTATTTTGATTTTATAACTAACAAGGACAAACGAAAAAAAACACGCACTATGTTCTACGACCTAATACGAACCAAGCTCTCTTAAGATTACATATCATTGTAGTTATTTAAACTGCGGAAGCCAATCTATTACTGTTTGAAACGTTCTTGGCATCCGCTTCTTGGCGTTTATCTTTTTTCCTTCATTTCCGTTGCATCAACGTCTGTAGATTGTCTATGCTTTTCAATACTCAATGCTGACCTGCCCCACGCATTGTGCCATTCCTTATAACTCCGCCCGGTGACGCCGATTGTTCGCCGATCGCTCCGTTCGGCCATTTCCACTGTCGGAGTTCAATAATGAGTCCATCAGGGTCTCTTATCTCTCCGCGAAATGAATCTCCCAGGTCTACCGGCTCCCGGACCACGGTTATCCCTTTGCTCTTAAAGTAATCTACCGCTTTTGTCATGTTTTCTGCTTCAAGGGCAATGCCTCTGTATCCTACCTCCCAGAGGATCTCGGATTTTGGTTTGGGACCATCTACAGAAATGATCTCGATAACTGTGTCACCCAGTTGAAGATAAATGACTTCTCTCATGGGCGGCATTTTCACTTCATTCCGGCTCTTCAGACTAAATCCGAGAATATTAACATAGAAGTCAATCGTTGCTCCCGCATTCCTTGGCACAATCTCCACGTGGTCGATTCTTACGAACATCTCAACCCCCTTGCACTCTATCTATATAGATTGCAGACAGTTTTTTAAGCAATCCGTGAAATTCTTCATGCTTGCCGACTCCAATTCGCTCCTCCTCAATTTTCTCAAATCCTTCGATTAATTCGTCCTGTTCTTGTTCTGGCAAGCGACTGTCTGCCATCACGAAGACGATATTGTTTTCTTTTTCAATGTGGTCCGTCATTAGTGAAACATAACCCTCAGCATTTTGTGTGATGTCTTTAGATGAAGATTCGTCTCCTGCGGTATAGGAGGCATAGCCTTGGCTAATCGCCTTAACGTAGCTTCTGCCCATTTCATGTTCACGGAGCATGGTGGCAATGGGGCCTTCCTCAGGAATGCCCGCAGCTATCATTGCAGGAAACAGCAGGTCTTCTTCCTTCCCGTGATGGCACCTATCTACGAAGACTTCCAAGAACTCAAGGATAGCCTCGAAGTGTTCTTTTTTCAGACTTCCCTTTGCTTCAAATTGATGACAGACTTGTTCAAGGATACTGAGCATAATCTTGACGCCCTCGTGTTCGTCTTTTAATTGTTGTGTGGCTTTCATATCCGGTTGCCTCTCAGGTATAATAGCTAAGACGGCTTCAACGAAATTTCAAGGTTGTCGGCGACAGCTTTGCATATTGATTACCCTTTGCAAGGCGGCATTGGCAGAAAATATTGGGGAGGCCCCTCTCAGGAAGGACTGGGCAATGAGCCGGTCGTCAACTCCACCTGCGAATCGGCCGTCAAATCTTATGCAGAGAGCCAATGAGTATGAATGGAAATGTGTGCAGTTGGGCTAAACACCATCGTGGGCCAGCGACCTTTAGCAATTGGTCAAATACAGTCGCGAGCCTGTTCCTTTCTTCCATGACGGCTGTCAATTGCAGAAGATCGCAATCCCAGCCGCTTACTGCAGGGGCTCCTTTAGGGCACTACAAATTTGAACCGCGGTCGCCCTTGTGTCGATCCTCGACAGGTTCTACTGACCGAGCCCGATCTGTCTCATAAACTCCGCGTTGTCCCAGAACAGGTATTCCTCAAACATGACACCATCCTTGCCCCAGTGGCCGATGGTCGCCATGGGGACTCGGTAGGCCTTGCCGGTGGGCGGGATGCTTTTGCCGTCGGGGAGGACCATGGGCTTTGTGAAAGTACCCTCCAGCCAATCGGTCACCGCAGTCCACTCGCCGTCCGGAGTGCCGAAGCGGACTGGATGTTCTTTGATCCTGTTATCGGGCGCGAAAGTGAACATGACTTTCAAGTCCTCGATGTGCTTTTCGATGCCCTTTGTCGTGTGGCCATCGGGCCAGTGCACCACCACGTCCTTGGAGTGACTCTTGTGGAGATCCTGCCACTGCTCGCCCGTGTAGACCCGGAAGTCGAGGTCATCGAAGTTCGCAAGATGTTTTGCGAGTTCTTTGGGCATTCCCTTAACCTTAGGCGTGGGCTCGTTGGCTTTGGTGCCGGGCCACCTGTCTTGAGCGGCACGGATTGGTAATGCGGCAAGCAACAGCGCGATAAAGATCATACCGGAGATCCGTGTGATGCGACTATGTGTCTTCATGGCTTCCTCCGTCTTGTTCTCTAAGGTTTGTTTCCTCGGGTCATGGCCCTCCATTTATACTTAATTCTTTCTCGCCTTTTTTCACGTATTCAGCATTTGTGGTTCTTCCTCAATCAGAACTTCACTACCCTCGGTTCTTCTCCACGAGCTGAGAAGGTTGCCGTTGCGTTCTTGAGATAGAAGACTTCACAATTGCCGTCATCAGCCGCATACATACCCTTTAATTGAGGGTGTGCATCGAGCATTGCCTGCCTCGCTTCCATTCTATCATCTTCAACAGCGATGGCTTCTATGCGAATCCATTTGCGATCTGCAATGGCGCAGATTTCTATCTTGGGGTTTTTCGCAAGCTGCTTTGCCACGTTCTTGACTTTTCCGGTTTGGAAATAGAGCCTCTTTTCAAAGATCAGTAGTGATCCAAATGGCCGCACTCTGGGTTGGTCACCGTCCACGGTTGCGATAAAATACATGCCACACTTCTTGAGGTACTCGTAGACTTCTTCCATGAATATGTCCTCCGTTTATTTTCGTTGACTTCCTATCCTTATAATTTAAGAAATCTGAAGAGCTAAAATCAACAGGAACTTGTGGATATGAGCTTCACGTCGAAGCAAGATGCGATCGACTTACAAAGCCAGGTTGTTGTTCTACGGGCGGAGCTTTTAATCAAGCGTGGCGACTATCCTTCACGCGTGATCCACGCCCTTGCCTCCCCGATCGATTCGAATACCCCGAGGTTCTGGCCCCTGTTTGTCATCACGTTTGCCGCATATCTGTGTTTCTCATCTGTCTGACGGACTACTATTGCCCGTTTGATCCTGTGCATATCGATCCCGGTTGATCGGGCGAGTTTGGTGATTTGATTGTGAAAATTGAGGACCTCCATGAAGCTGATGTTGTATCGGGCATCACTGAAGTCATTGATCCACCGGTAACAATTATGTTCCAGTGCGAGCGCAGCGTTGCCATTCATAATTTCAATAATTTCGGGTGCCTTGATGGTTCCGCTCAACTTTGTTTCGATAATGCCTGCTTTTTCATCGTAGGTTGTCACGTGTGGCATACATCTCTCCCCCTTTCCCAAAACCTCCCTACTCTTTTTGTTCAGGGCATGGGGATTGCCGCGCCTTCACAGACAGAGCCTTAGCTCGCACCATATTCATCACGGATCCCCGACGCACCGGTGCAGCGATTAGTCTGACGCTCCTGCCTCTATAATATCATTGTAGGACAGAAACTGAGAATTGCAAGGAGGGAAATCGACAACTATTGAATCACACGACCAATCGCTGAAGATAGGGAGTTACAAAGCTATCTGTCAAATTCCTTGAGCCATGCTACAATCTGCTCCGCAGCGTCGGTGGGCACGTTCGCATGGTCGCTATCGACCACTAGGTACTTATTGCGGGGATGGGGCGGAACCTTATCGAATACGTAAGACGAGCCTCTTTCGGACATGTTGTCCCGCGTGCCCACGACCCACAATAAAGCCGTGCCGGGCGTAAGCACCGCCGCGTTGCGTGGCATGACCGCCGGGCCTTCCGGGTCCACATAGCTCAAGTAAATAGCGGCGGTCGCTTTCCGCTGAAGCTTCTGCCCCTGATCATAGTCGTCGAAGACAGCGCGGGTATCTGCCTTGCCTTGGGCCACCATCCTTCGCGCCTTCTCCATGTCACTGCTTACCCGGGAGGCATATCCCTTCGCCTCCGGTACGTGTCCTGCTCCCATGGCTACCACCCCATCCACAGTGAGTTGAGTCGCCACATACGGGGCTACGTTTGCCCCGAGGCTGTGACCCGCTAAAAAGACGCGCGTTACTCCCTGCTTTTTCAGGGCCGTGATTGCTTTATCCACAGCGGCAACGTTGTCCTGGTAGGGCTTTTCCCAGTTACCTTCCGAGTAGGGTAAATCGGGAACTATGACCATGAAACCGGCCTTCCGGAGGGTTTCCATGAATCTGGTGACAAGCTTCGTAGTGCCTCCCTTTCCATAGAGCACGACCACTCCGGTTAATGCAGGCCAGCCGGCAGATGAGAACGATAGGACAAAAAGGAACGCAAGGATAAGAATTGAAATGCGTCGCGCGTGAGTCATAATTCAACCATCCTTTGGGGCCCGACTCTCCGAGGGGATTCATGGACAAGCCTTCTCGATATGCAGGCTATAACCTTCCCTCCTGTCAACGGCAACCAGGGGTTGCGCCGGTCTGGGAGAAGATGATACCACTCAGGGGTTTGCAACGAGGAAGAGAAACGTCACAGCTCACGTTATGGTACCACCCATCCGTTCTGTCGCCAGACATCTTTGGCTTTGTAATCACCGATCAAAGGATCCTTGATCCATTCCTTGAGGCTCACGAGATGCATTTTCTCGTCGGGACGAAGCTCCGTCTCAACGAACGTGCACGTCACTGTGTCATTCGTCCAGGCACCCGAGTTTGCGTATATCCGGTTTGCTTCGGGAGAGATAATCGTATCATCGGAAATATCGATGGGATACGACTCAAACGTTGACTCATGGGTATGCCCACAGATAACAATCCTCACATCGTCATTCGTAAACGTTACCATGCGGGCCGCCTCCCAAAGGCTGCCGGCGTCGCATTGAATAGCATCGAGCGGACGGACATTGTTGGGGTGGTTAGTGGACCATTGAGCGTACACGTGAGCGTACCGCTTTTTGACCTCCTCCCACGGGGTTATTCCCGGTATGCCGGCAAACCCGTTCATGACTGCCCCTTTCAGGCCGTAAGCGTGATCGGACACGAGCGTATCGAATAGATCCATAAGTACATCGTCCACAAGATCACCCGCGATGGCTTTTGAATCTCTGGCTTGCGGGACCCTGTACAGGATGTGCTCAATCCATTCCTTGAAGACCTGCGGGAGGCTAAAACCCTTGCCCGTTCTCAAGGTCTCTTCTGCGTCGATACGGCTTATAAAGTATCCCAGAGGAAGACGGCTTGCTGACAGGCCACCCGCTGCGCCCGCGGGGTGAGGAGCGTTGAACATACCATACCAATGGCCGTGCTCTGCCCATATGCCGTCGGCCCGATACACGCAATGTCCGTCCACAGGTTTCGGGCAACGTATGCCAGGAAACATCTCACTGACTATGGGCCCGTCTGCAAACATGTCGTGGTTTCCCGGCACATAAACCAGTCTTTTCTGCGAAGCAAGCTTCTTGAGAGCCTCGATGACCGGCAGGTTTTGAGGGGCACTGGCGATCTTTCTGTACTGCTCGCCTTGCGGAAGAGGTACGGGACAGGGAGGCTCTGTCGGGTCGAACTGGGCGGGACAGACCCACTCGTCGAAAAGGTCTCCGACAACCACTACCTCATTTATGGAGGCGTCACCCGCACAATACTCTTCCAGGAATTTTGTCAGCATTTCCGGACGATCAGGCTCACTTGCGGACTCAGAATCATGGAACCAGCAGTAGTTATGGAGTGGAGAGGGCTGACTGGTGCTGCGTTCGTCACCCATATGGATGTCGCTTACGAAGATTCGTTTGGTAACCATGCTACACCCCCTTTCCTGACGATAGCAATGGTCTTAAGGTCCGCGAAAGCTCATTTTGCGGTCTTAGTGAATGCTCAAATGTGGAGGATCTGGACCACGGAAGATGCTCGCCGGATCTTTCTCTGTCAGCTGCCCAGGCCTCTCGCCACCAATGCTCACAATAAAGGGACACCGCGCTCGGCGTGTCCAATCAATCTCAAGCTTGACGCGGGTAAACTACCGGGTGGTCCCGCTTAATGTGTAAAGACTGAACTCCACGGGGACGGCCTTTACCGTCATGTAGTCTCATTCCTCTGGATCGTCGCTCTTGTTCTTCTTGTTCGGCCTCAAGTACTGGAGCAGTTGTCTTACATATTCGCGTTTGAAGTGGAGAAGACCATACATCCTGGTATCAGCATGTAATAGTCTCGTAACGTATTCTGTCTCTCTAGCCTTGCGTTCTTGTTCTTCGGCGTCCGACATGGCACTTATTGTACCACCATAATAAAAAATAGAAAAGCCCCAAACAGCCGGGTACCATCCAACAGTCGTTCCTTTCGACCACAGGTGTGTATCGGATGACGCCCTTAATATATCCACCAATCTGTCGATAATCATGTTGAAGGAAGGAATATGGATAACACTGAAACCCCCGCCCAAAAATGTCCCCAATGTGGCTCAGAGATGTGTCCGGATGATGATGTCAGCAACAAGGTAAGGGTACTCGTCTGTTCAAAACCTACCTGTCTGTGCCGCGTATATCCCGATTATCCCAAGCGAAATGGCAATGAAGAGATATGCTATCTGTGCGGCGCCATGTTCAAAGCGAGTGCAGATGATCTCGGTGTCTTGTGCCCGACATGTAAGCGTACCGTACACCATTGTAAACAAAGATCACGCAAGCCGAGAGGGATTTCGAGACCCCGGCGGACAGAGAATATTCTTCGCATCTAACCTGACGAGCCCCGAGACATTCGATACCGTGCCCACGAGAGCGAAGTTTGTCACAACAGGCCGGTTTTATTGATTTTTGTTCGCTTCCAAAGAGACCTTGTCCTTGATTTCTCAAGCTGCAAAAGTTTATGTTGCCAATTCAAAGTAACTATGTTAAAAAATTAACAAGCGAGTCAAAACTATGGGGAGTTTCTTGGATAAGCTCAGCGTCAGACAGATGATTGAGGACGATCTCGATTCTATCGTGGAGATAGATACCAAAGTCCTCGGGGAAACCCGAAAGGACTACTGGGTCACCAAAATCATTCGACAGGCCGAATCGAGACCCCCGGACGCATCTCTTGTCGCCGAAATAGACGCGAAGGTGGCCGGTTTCATTCTGGGTGAGGTCAGCGGCTGGGAATTCAAGGTCCCCAACAACATCGGCTGGATCGACACCATCGGCATTGACCCCGATTATCAGAACAGGGGCATTGCAAAGGTACTCGCGGTGGCGCTCGTAACAAATCTAAAAAAACACGGGGTTGACACGATCTACACGCTTGTCAACTGGAACGATTGGGATCTCCTCCAATTCTTCCACGCCATGGGTTTTTCCCGGGGTGACATGATCAACCTCGTCCTCAAGGTATAATCCGCAATTTCGCCACAAAAAGCCCGCTCCGTCACGTAGCAGAGCGGGCTTGCGTTCCCGGTTCTTGATCTTTAACCCTCTTTCACCACAATTTTCAACTTCATTTTGGCAAGTATCTTGTTGCTCTTCAGGTGATTGGTCGCCTTAAGGTCCGCAATATCCACGCCATATTTGTCCGAGATGGAGGCGAGCGTCTCGCCCTTCTTTACGATATGATATTTGAATTTTGCGGGTTCTTCTTTTTTCGACTTCTTGTCGGTGCCTTTCTCAACGTGACTCGCAAGCATCAATCTCATATTGGGGTGCACCTTTTCATTTTTCAAATGGTTTATTGATTTGAGGTCGGCAACATCCAGGCCGTACTTATCTGAAATGGAGGCGAGCGTCTCGCCCTTCTTTACGATATGATAGGGCTTGACCTTTTCCGTATTCGCCTGTGCGGTCTGCCTGTCGCCTCCGACCCGGCCCTTGGATTTCGGTTGAGGAGTGCTATTTTCCCTGTCGAGACTTTTCGCTATAACGGTCTTTGACGGACCGCTAAACCGAGGTATGGCGATGACCATGCCGGGTTTAATCTTCAATTCTTCATCGCAGCCGTTCACCAGATGAATATCCTCCATCTTGACCCCGTACTTCTTGGCTATTTTGGGAAGCGAGTCCTTTTTTTTTACCTTGTAGGTGACCACACTCTTGATCCTTGGCTCGCCCTCAAGGGCAGTGTCGAGCCTCTCGTTAAATGAAAGCGCATCAACGGAAGATGGGAGTTTGATTTCATAATCATCACCGCCTGGCGGTGTGATGCCGCGGACGAGTTCAGGGTTATAGGCCCTCACATCGGCCACATCGAGTGACGATGCCCTAGCGATGGCGGTAAGGGACGTAGCCGGCGGCACCGGCATGTTGACAAACTGGATCGGCGAATCATACGCGATGCTTCCGAAACCGAACCGTTCAGGGTCTTTTGCGATAACCGCCGCCGCGATGAGCTGCGGGATATAGTTTCTCGTCTCTTTGGGCAGGGTATTATATTTGTAAAGCTCCCAGAAGTCATTTGTATTATGTTTTTCGATGGCCTTCTCTATTCTCTTCTCTCCCGCGTTATAACCGGCTGCCGCCAGGTACCAGTGTCCGAACTGATTGAAGAGGTCACGAAGGTATTTTGCCGCGGCAACTGTCGATTTCTCCGGGTCTCTGCGTTCGTCTACCCAGTAGTTGACTTTAAGCCCGTATCTGCCTCCGGTTTCATAGATGAACTGCCAGGGCCCGCAGGCCTTGGCCCGCGAATACGCCTTCGGGTTGAAACCGCTTTCGATCATGGCAAGGTAGACAAGATCCTCGGGCATGCCGTTCTTTCTTAAGATTTCCGTGATGATGGGGACGTACCATCGGGCCCGCTTGAGCCAGTTTCCAAAAACTTTCTTCTTTTCTTCCGTAAAATAACGGATATAGTATTTCACTGCATCGTTAAAGACAATGGGTATGTCAAAATTTTGAACATCGGTACTTCCGAGCAGCGTCGTGATATCGTCATCCTCTTCGATAATCTGCGTTTCCATATCGAGCGCGGGCCCATCATCGCTCGCCACCGGGATCATAGAAGCTTGCTCTTTTTTCACGGGTGCTGCGACAGGCGCAACCAGGGGCTTCGGCTTTTCCCTGGGGGGAGAGGGCTCCGACACTTTTCTCACCTTTTCGGGCTCGGCTTTTGCCAGCTTAGCTGGCTCGACCGGATTCCTGCTCGACCTCAACGGTTGCGGTTGAACGGGTGAGGCGGAATTGCTTGAAACGATCTGCCCGCCCGTGGAACAGGCAGCCAGAAACACGGACAGCATGATGAGAGCGCAATATTTCTTCATAACCACCTAGGGAGCAATTTCTGTACCAAACTGAAGCCTTATTTTGATGATAAAGGCTCAGCGAATTTAAGTCAACTAAAAAATGCTTCTAAATCCTTACAGAAACAGCGTCATCATAAGACTCTGCTTCATCATATCAGGGTAGCCTATGAAAAAACAAGAAGATATAGCGCTCGTGAGCTACGTTGCTTAAGGCCCGCCCAAAACTTTGCCGACGAGGTCTCTGTAACCCTGTGCAAAGTCATAGGCCCGCATCCGCCTCTTGTTCTCCATCTGTATCTCTTTCAATCTCAGAACACCCCGACCACAGTCGGCAAGCAGGCCATCCCGCACAATCGCCCCTATTCGCCCCTGCTTTTCTTTGGCCTGAACGTCTTGCTCGACCGAGGCTTCGAATACTTTCATCATCCTTCCGTCAAGGTATGTATATGCGGTGGGCCAGGATACCAGGGCGCGCACCTGCCGATCAATCTCTTGAGCGCTTTTGCTCCAATCGATCATGCCCATCTGTTTGGTGATGATCGGCGTGTAGGTTGCCGCGTCATGACGCTGCTCAGTACCTTCGATTGTGCCCCTGGCATGGATCTCACGAAGGACTTCGGGCAGTATCTCGGAAACCCTTTTCGCGAGCCTTTCCGAAAGTTCTATGAAGTTCTCCCCCTGCCCGATCCCGACCTGTTCCTGATAGATCACATCACCGGCGTCCATCTTTTCGTTCATCCTGATGAGGGTAATGCCCGTGGTCTCGTCCCCGGAGAGTATGGCCCACTGCATGGGTGACGGGCCGCGATAGAGAGGGAGCAGCGACGGATGAACGTTGATCGGCCCCACGGAAGGTATATCGAGCACCCATTTGGGCACGATAAGACCGAAGGAAACAACGGCAAAAAAATCGGGCTTGTGATCCGGCAAGGTCCTGACAACCTCGTCTTTAAAGGAATCGATTTCTATAAGAGGAAGATTCAGTTCCTGTGCGGCCATCTTTACCTCGTTGTCGTCGAGCGCGTAGCCCCTGCCCTTGGGTTTCGCCTTCTTCGTGACCACACAGATTGTATGTTCGGCAATTGATTTGAGAGCGGGTACGGAGAAACTCGAGGAGCCGAAGAAAATGGTCCTCATTTTTTTTGTCCGGCGTACTTCTTCTTAAAAATGTTTTTTTTGATGGGGCTTAAATGATCGATAAACAAAATACCGTTCAAGTGGTCTATCTCGTGCTGCATGGCCCGGGCGAATTGACCTTCACACTCAAGCTCAAGGGTTTTGCCGGCCATGTCCGTGCCTCTCGCCGAGACTTTCTTGGCCCTTTTCACGAACTCAGAGAAACCGGGCACGCTCAGGCACCCTTCTTCTCCGACCTCCTCTTCAATCGTCTCCACTATGACCGGATTGAGTATAACGAGAGGCTTCTTTTTACCTACCAATGATGCGTCAATTGTGATGAGACGTGTGGCAACGCCTATCTGGCTCGCCGCAAGACCTGCGCCGTGGGCGAAAATCATGGTTTCCACCATGTTCTCGGAAAGTCTCACGATCTCATCGGTGATGTTCTCGATGGGACCGGCGATCTTTCTCAAAACCGGATCAGGAAATGTTCGTATTTCGAGTACGGCCATTTGTTATTTTAAAACATATATTGTACGTGGAGTCAATGTTCGAGTGGACAACCTGGAGGTTGCTCGCGGGGACGGCAGATGACTCACCCCGGTAAAAGCCATTGACTCCTTTCTTTGGAAAGTGATATGGTTACTTCATGTTCGGACTCGGGTTTCCTGAATTGATCGTCATATTGATCATCGCCGTGCTCATCTTCGGCGTAGGCAAGCTTCCCGAGGTCATGGGGTCAGTGGGCAAAGGCATAAAGGAATTCAAGAAGGCCATGAAAGACCCTGAAAAACAGAAACCTATGTCCCTTGCCCACACAAAAGATAGAGAACAGAACACCTGACAAACATCGTGCACAATCGAATCTTTATAGGCATCGGTTCCAACATGGGCGATCGCATAAAGAACTGCGTGATCGCCATAGAAAAGATTGCGGCCGATCAGAGGATCGATCTCAAATCAGTCTCCTCCTTTTACAATACTTCCCCTGTGTCACAGATCAGACAGGATGATTTTGTCAACTGCGCAATACTTGTGACCTGGGAAGGCACACCACATGAGCTTCTTCGATTTCTTGCATCGATCGAAGACAGCATGGGGCGTACACGAGAGCTAAAAGACGGCCCCAGAATCATCGATCTCGATATACTCCTTTTCGGGGACACGGTCCTTAACGAGCCTTATCTGACGATCCCTCATGCGGCGTTACACAGGCGCAGGTTCGCCATGATCCCATGCCTTGAAATAGAACCCGGGCTCATCCACCCTCTTTTAAAGCGACCGCTCGG
The sequence above is drawn from the Syntrophorhabdaceae bacterium genome and encodes:
- a CDS encoding VOC family protein, with translation MFVRIDHVEIVPRNAGATIDFYVNILGFSLKSRNEVKMPPMREVIYLQLGDTVIEIISVDGPKPKSEILWEVGYRGIALEAENMTKAVDYFKSKGITVVREPVDLGDSFRGEIRDPDGLIIELRQWKWPNGAIGEQSASPGGVIRNGTMRGAGQH
- a CDS encoding hemerythrin domain-containing protein, encoding MKATQQLKDEHEGVKIMLSILEQVCHQFEAKGSLKKEHFEAILEFLEVFVDRCHHGKEEDLLFPAMIAAGIPEEGPIATMLREHEMGRSYVKAISQGYASYTAGDESSSKDITQNAEGYVSLMTDHIEKENNIVFVMADSRLPEQEQDELIEGFEKIEEERIGVGKHEEFHGLLKKLSAIYIDRVQGG
- a CDS encoding ester cyclase, giving the protein MKTHSRITRISGMIFIALLLAALPIRAAQDRWPGTKANEPTPKVKGMPKELAKHLANFDDLDFRVYTGEQWQDLHKSHSKDVVVHWPDGHTTKGIEKHIEDLKVMFTFAPDNRIKEHPVRFGTPDGEWTAVTDWLEGTFTKPMVLPDGKSIPPTGKAYRVPMATIGHWGKDGVMFEEYLFWDNAEFMRQIGLGQ
- a CDS encoding pyridoxamine 5'-phosphate oxidase family protein, translating into MEEVYEYLKKCGMYFIATVDGDQPRVRPFGSLLIFEKRLYFQTGKVKNVAKQLAKNPKIEICAIADRKWIRIEAIAVEDDRMEARQAMLDAHPQLKGMYAADDGNCEVFYLKNATATFSARGEEPRVVKF
- a CDS encoding alpha/beta hydrolase; the encoded protein is MTHARRISILILAFLFVLSFSSAGWPALTGVVVLYGKGGTTKLVTRFMETLRKAGFMVIVPDLPYSEGNWEKPYQDNVAAVDKAITALKKQGVTRVFLAGHSLGANVAPYVATQLTVDGVVAMGAGHVPEAKGYASRVSSDMEKARRMVAQGKADTRAVFDDYDQGQKLQRKATAAIYLSYVDPEGPAVMPRNAAVLTPGTALLWVVGTRDNMSERGSSYVFDKVPPHPRNKYLVVDSDHANVPTDAAEQIVAWLKEFDR
- a CDS encoding metallophosphoesterase, which encodes MVTKRIFVSDIHMGDERSTSQPSPLHNYCWFHDSESASEPDRPEMLTKFLEEYCAGDASINEVVVVGDLFDEWVCPAQFDPTEPPCPVPLPQGEQYRKIASAPQNLPVIEALKKLASQKRLVYVPGNHDMFADGPIVSEMFPGIRCPKPVDGHCVYRADGIWAEHGHWYGMFNAPHPAGAAGGLSASRLPLGYFISRIDAEETLRTGKGFSLPQVFKEWIEHILYRVPQARDSKAIAGDLVDDVLMDLFDTLVSDHAYGLKGAVMNGFAGIPGITPWEEVKKRYAHVYAQWSTNHPNNVRPLDAIQCDAGSLWEAARMVTFTNDDVRIVICGHTHESTFESYPIDISDDTIISPEANRIYANSGAWTNDTVTCTFVETELRPDEKMHLVSLKEWIKDPLIGDYKAKDVWRQNGWVVP
- a CDS encoding N-acetyltransferase, which gives rise to MDKLSVRQMIEDDLDSIVEIDTKVLGETRKDYWVTKIIRQAESRPPDASLVAEIDAKVAGFILGEVSGWEFKVPNNIGWIDTIGIDPDYQNRGIAKVLAVALVTNLKKHGVDTIYTLVNWNDWDLLQFFHAMGFSRGDMINLVLKV
- a CDS encoding LysM peptidoglycan-binding domain-containing protein translates to MKKYCALIMLSVFLAACSTGGQIVSSNSASPVQPQPLRSSRNPVEPAKLAKAEPEKVRKVSEPSPPREKPKPLVAPVAAPVKKEQASMIPVASDDGPALDMETQIIEEDDDITTLLGSTDVQNFDIPIVFNDAVKYYIRYFTEEKKKVFGNWLKRARWYVPIITEILRKNGMPEDLVYLAMIESGFNPKAYSRAKACGPWQFIYETGGRYGLKVNYWVDERRDPEKSTVAAAKYLRDLFNQFGHWYLAAAGYNAGEKRIEKAIEKHNTNDFWELYKYNTLPKETRNYIPQLIAAAVIAKDPERFGFGSIAYDSPIQFVNMPVPPATSLTAIARASSLDVADVRAYNPELVRGITPPGGDDYEIKLPSSVDALSFNERLDTALEGEPRIKSVVTYKVKKKDSLPKIAKKYGVKMEDIHLVNGCDEELKIKPGMVIAIPRFSGPSKTVIAKSLDRENSTPQPKSKGRVGGDRQTAQANTEKVKPYHIVKKGETLASISDKYGLDVADLKSINHLKNEKVHPNMRLMLASHVEKGTDKKSKKEEPAKFKYHIVKKGETLASISDKYGVDIADLKATNHLKSNKILAKMKLKIVVKEG
- the fmt gene encoding methionyl-tRNA formyltransferase, which encodes MRTIFFGSSSFSVPALKSIAEHTICVVTKKAKPKGRGYALDDNEVKMAAQELNLPLIEIDSFKDEVVRTLPDHKPDFFAVVSFGLIVPKWVLDIPSVGPINVHPSLLPLYRGPSPMQWAILSGDETTGITLIRMNEKMDAGDVIYQEQVGIGQGENFIELSERLAKRVSEILPEVLREIHARGTIEGTEQRHDAATYTPIITKQMGMIDWSKSAQEIDRQVRALVSWPTAYTYLDGRMMKVFEASVEQDVQAKEKQGRIGAIVRDGLLADCGRGVLRLKEIQMENKRRMRAYDFAQGYRDLVGKVLGGP
- the def gene encoding peptide deformylase produces the protein MAVLEIRTFPDPVLRKIAGPIENITDEIVRLSENMVETMIFAHGAGLAASQIGVATRLITIDASLVGKKKPLVILNPVIVETIEEEVGEEGCLSVPGFSEFVKRAKKVSARGTDMAGKTLELECEGQFARAMQHEIDHLNGILFIDHLSPIKKNIFKKKYAGQKK
- the tatA gene encoding twin-arginine translocase TatA/TatE family subunit, translating into MFGLGFPELIVILIIAVLIFGVGKLPEVMGSVGKGIKEFKKAMKDPEKQKPMSLAHTKDREQNT